agctaactaacgttacattTTAGCAATTTCTCTTTCCCCGTTGCTGTCACATCAACATCCCGCCCCAATCTTTTCCCATTGGCAAAAATTTGTGAGGATCCCATGTTGTGCTTGTATCCTTGTTTTGTTAATGGTTCACCAGCCTGTCTGTTGTCACTGCGCCACTTGTTGCTAGGGAGGTTGCTTGATAGCGGAAGTGAGCGCTATCAACACTTCCCACTGGAGTCTGGACGATAAATACCGTTGGATGCTAGCTATGATTTTGTTAGGTTGCCTACTTTTAAACACTATTGATGTATAAACTGATGCATCGTTTTCATTGGTATTAATTTAATATTATTTTGTATACATCGGTAAGCTGGAGATCTTGAAAAGAAAATGGATGAGAGGGAGACTGCAAGGGATGGGTGAGAGGGAGACAGCTAGGGATGGGTGTCAGGAAGCGTAGCTACTGAACCAAGAGACCCTCCCTCTTTCACCTTCACAACTATCTATTCCTTCACTGGCCTGGGTGATCCATTTAACTTGTTCTGCATTGTCAGGTTGGCTTGTCTAATTGGTCTTCATCTTAAATTGGGGTTGAGGTACAGTGTGTCCTCTAGAGACAGTGGCCATTAAACCTTTCCGCTGGGACCCCAGTTCACAATTTAGTTGTAGTCATGAACAAGCTCCcctgattcacctagtcaagggtTTTATGATTAGTTGACATCTGGAATCAGGTGTGGGGTTCCCAGGGGGAGATTTGAAAACCACTGCTATAGAAAGTGGAGATGTGATGGTTTGCTGCTAAGAAGTAGGGTTCTAATTGTTCTCTCCCATAGAAATATGTGGAATGTGAGACTGTTTGTTATCTCATTTATTGCCTCTGCACTGGCAGTGCATATGATTGGTTTATGCTTATGAGTTCAGTGTGCATTTTATTTGGCTATTCATGTTGGTTTTATCAGTGCATTTGGTCATCTTAAATCATGTGTGGTTGACAAGCCTGTTTCAACATATAAGGCCATACTCACATTTAATTTGGCATGAACAATGTTTGATGCATTCtgcagctgttatgacatattctTTTGACATTATGTAATGTAATCTTTTTTTCTGTGACTAAGTGAAATTTGATGGTAGAACACAGGCTCAGGTTGACCTAAACTTATTTACTCAACaagttcatttttttttttttttaatcttgtCATTACATTTTAAAGGCATCAACACCAAGAGAAGGAGGTTTAATTTGtccttgatctctctctctctctctctctctgtgcagatATGGGAGGACTTACTAATGGGGAAAACCAAAACCTGACCTAGAAAACAGTTCAGCCTTTGACTGATATTGGACTCCCATACAAGACCACAGAAACCCTCTACATTCTATTCACATCATAGGCCAACTCCAAAAGTCGCTCTTCACTTCTGTCATATCTGCAATTTTCATACTTTCATTCTTTATCAgtttatctcaatatcaactaTTGTGGAACTCAAGTTTTCTGTtgtttctatttattttttacttattttttttactttcactTTTTGTTCCTTTGTAAAGAAATGCTTTACCTGAAAAAGTACTTCACAGAGGGCCTGATTCAGTTCACCATCCTCCTGAGTCTCATTGGGGTGCGGGTAGACCTGGACACCTACCTGAGCAATCAACTGCCCCCACTGCGAGAGATCATCCTAGGCCCCAGCTCGGCCTACACCCAGACACAGTTCCACAACCTCCGCAACACGCTGGACGGGTATGGCATCCATCCCAAGAGTGTGGACCTCGACCAGTTCTTTACCACCCGCCGGCTGCTGAACCAGGTGCGCCAGCTAGATCGCCTGTCAGTGCCCAGTCCAGAACTGAGCACGTGGCTGGTGCACCGCGACCCTGAGACTGTGGTGTCCGCCGCCAGCCAGCCCAGCCCCAGCATCACCCTGGACAATGGGACCGGCCTGGAGGACGTGAACAACTCCGAAGCCCCGGCCATGAGGGGGGGCGGCGGAGCGCCTGAGTCCACCTACAATCTGAGTGGAGAGGACCGAACCCTGGGAGCTGTGGCCCCCGAGGACAGCCAGGAGCAGGGCAACAGGGAGGGCAACGCTGACCTCACCAAAGAGGTAAGAAAGCATGCAATGATCTCACCTCTACTCAGTATCACAAGACTAGGGCAAGCTGAGGCATAGCACGTCTATTGTAATGTACAGGGATATATTACTAGGAGCTTACTGTATTTAGCTGTCTATCAGAGACCCATTGTATGTCTGAACCTTGATAAAACACAATTGTAATCAAATGGAAGTTATTTCTGGCATTGTGTAATCTGCATTATTATAATGTCCTTTTTCCTACATTAGAATCATCTTTTCCCCTAATAGTCACAGGACCACCACTCAAGACGCAGTGTGGTTTTGGGCCAAACACTAAGCCATTGTTAAAGCTCTAGAATGAACAGAGTCTCCCACTGGAGTGGAATCACATGCTTTTATGGTAATTAAGTGGCTACGGTTGAATCAGTGGGCTTAGCTTCAAGTTACATGATCTGAAGTTTAAATCTTATGTATATCGCCACGTGTTGACCTATCTGAGGATGAAAATATCAAAATGTAAAGCCAACCGTATCACAGCTGAAGCCATCTTTTGACTATTGCACCACAGTCAAGTAGTTCTCTCTCCTTGAAGTGCTTTTGATTTAGAATGAAGTTGTGTAAGACAAGATGGTGTACAACTCAATCAAGAGGGCTCTTTGTAGTCCTGACATCTTTCTCATCTGACATGTCTTTTTCAGGACATTGATTTGATTGACATCCTGTGGCGACAGGATATCGACCTTGGCGCAGGACGGGAAGTGTTCAACTACAGCAGCCGCCAGAAGGAGAGCGAGGCGGAGAAACCCAGCCCAGAGGAGAAGAAGGAAGGGACAGAGGCACAGGAGAGCTGGAGGAACGGAGTGAACCTTCAAGAGGCTCAGCCtgtggatggagagacaggggagagcaTACCAGAGCAGGTAGCTAAGGGCACAGATTGTGTTTTTCATGATCCTGTGTCCACTGCAGTTGATAGTTAAGGGAGTGACCTCTGTGCTGTCTGCCCCTCCCCCTCAGCTCACAGGCCTTGGCTCTCAGACTTCACTGTCTCTGCAGGAATGCCTGAGGCTGCTTGAGGCCACCTTCCCTTTCGGAGAAGAATCTCCTGAGGTAAAGACTGTCTCATTTCTGTCTCAGGAGACAGAAATGTCTTAATTTAAATAAATTTAAACAAACCATGATATTACAAAAGGTAGATTGCCTTTATGGTCTATCAACATGTTTGTGAGATCATTTTTAAGGTAAACATCTGTTATCAGTTTGTAGCCCCTGTAGTCACTGCTGAGCTTGCAGTGGCCAATGAAGAAGCTCCATCCACATCTCAGGGGCTGCCACTGCCTCCCCCGTTGCCCCAGCCTGTGCCCCAGTTGGACCTGGAGCAGCAGTGGCAAGACATCATGGCTATCATGGAACTACAGGTTTGTACTTGTGCTTTAATCACAACTGGTTCTcccaataaatatatttttttgttattagATGTTCTCTAACCAGGTTTTTCCTCTTTGAAGGAAATGGAGGTTAACAACACCTCTGAGAACTCCTTCCTCAGCACTACTTCCAACAGTGCCAATACCAGTGGCAGCACAACTGAGTCAGGCTCGGTTGAAAGCTTTGGACTTACTCGTTCCTCCACCCTTATCCACCAAGATGTCAGCCTTCACCAGGCCTCCCTCCCTAGCTGCAGCCAGGATTTCCCCACGCTTTTCAATCCAGAGATTGATGGCACTAGCACCCCACGCCCTCCCTTGCTTAGAATGTCCTCCAGCTCCAACTCCTCCAGCGTCAACTCTACATTTGGAGCCACCAACCTGACTGGACTCTTTCTCCCACCGCCTCTAAACAGCACCAACAACATCACTTCGACCCCAGTGTTGCCTGACCCCTTCAGCAGTCTGCTGGAGGAGTCAATGCTGGATGAGATCAGCCTGCTGGACCTGGCGATGGAGGAGGGCTTCAACCAGGCCCAGGCCTCTCAGTTGGAAGATGAACTCGACTCAGACTCAGGCCTCTCCCTGGACTCCAGTCACAGCCCGGTCTCCCCGAGCAGCTCTGAGACCTCCTGCTCCTCtgccgcctcctcctcctccacctctgccACCTTCTCAGAGGAAGGGGCTGTGGGATACAGCACTGACTCTGAGTCAGTCACCGTGGAACCAGAAGGTGCTGTGGGGGGCTACCAACCCGAATTCAACAAGCTCTGCCGCATGAGCTATCAAGACCCTTCCCAGTTCCATGGGCTCCCTCAGCTCGACAACATCAACCACAATCACACTTACAATTTACCACTGTCTTCCTCATTAGATGAACACCCAGAGCTACCGATTCCCACTGGCAAGAAAATGGGCCGCGAGAAGCAGTCGAAGCTTCAGCCCCAACAGGACTTCCTGGACAAACAGTCGAGTCGCGACGAGCGCCGGGCTCGGGCCATGAAGATCCCCTTCTCAAATGAGAAGATCATCAATCTGCCTGTAGAGGAGTTCAACGAGCTTCTGTCCAAGCACCATCTGAGCGAGGCCCAACTGGCCCTCGTTCGCGACATTCGTAGACGTGGCAAGAACAAGATGGCGGCCCAGAACTGCCGGAAGCGCAAGCTGGATACCATCATCAACCTTGAGCAAGGGGTGCACGACATGCGTCGTGACAAGGCGCGACTTCTGAAGGAGAAGATGGAGTTTATTCGCTCCATCCGTCAGATGAAGCAGAAAGTGCAAAGCCTCTACCAGGAAGTGTTCACCCAGCTTCGGGATGAGGAAGGCCGGCCCTACCCCCCCAGCGAGTACTCGCTCCAGTATAGCGCCGACGGCAGCGTTCTGATCATGCCCCGCAACATGACAGATCAGCAGACCCGTAAGCCCGACAAGAAACAAAAGGACAAAAAGAAGTGAGGAGGAAGCTGCTGCCCTTTCTTTAATTTTGCTAAAATCACTAAGAGCGATTTCTGCAGACGCAAGAGGtctttttttctttaagaagATTCTTGTGAAGAGAAACATAGCATTGTTGACTACTCTTCCTGCATTAGGTATTTTTTCCCTTTTCTTTTTTGGTTCCTGTTTTCTCTGGAAAACGACTTTGAAGCGGTTCATTTGAGTACTGAATTTATTGTTTAGGTGGGGAAAAAGGAATAAACAAGGAAAATAAGGGGTTGAAAGGATTCTCTGGATCCTATGGCACCAGCCCAGTGAAGAGGAAGTTGATAAATAATGTTATGAAGTGAAGGGACTGGTATCAAGTGAAGTGGAGTtgaagaaaaacaaacatttagtCAACATGAAATGGGGTGTAAATTCCAGCCCATTGTTAGTCAGCGTCGAACAGATTGTTAAACCAGATTTCTTGCTTGGGCCTTGACGTAATTGGTGGAGTGTTTCTGGAGTAAGTAGAAGAGGAAAGCCAAGAGAAACTTGAGATAAAAAGCAAGTCCATCATCTGGGATACCATTATCTTATACCGCCGATAATAACCAAATTTGTATGGTTCACTTCACTTGTTTTCTGGGCAAATGTCTAGGTAGTCTTGACACTGCACTCATTCAAAATGTGTTTGTATTACAAACACCACCGTTTTTGATTGGCCAATGTCATTGACTTTGAGTCTCTTTGACATAGAACTAGGACACTGGAACACAAAAAAAGAGAGGCTTGGAGAGTATTCTTGGGCTAGCCATGATGGTGGAGCATGACGGGTGTAGGAGATGGGACGCTGAGGAAGAAGGCACACACTGCATAACAAATGTACCAGCTTCTGTATATCTATACATAGCACTGTAATTTGCCCTTCTAAAGCTTGGCTGTATGCATCGTGCAGTGTCTCTGGCTATCCCTCTGCCGCAGGTTTAAGGATGAGCTCTTCTGGTCATTTtgttttagttttccacaatttCTCATACTCTCCAGAATAAGATAGGTTAGAGGTCTTGCTTCATATCATCTTAGGTCTACTCCCTGCCCTTATTGCATCACACACCGTGTGTTGTGCCTGTAACCACGTTGCAGGACAGGGAAACTCACAATACTGATTTGTGATAGGCCATCTTTGCAGGAACTACTGCATGAACTGCAGCCCTGTGGAAGTGTCGCCTGTTAATTACTAATCAAATGCACCCATCTTTACTGTCATTAACATTAAGTTGGTTGGTTTTCTTGTAAGGTGACAGAGATAAGCAGTTTGTCTGTCCAGTAATTACAGAGTGGTAGCCTTTGAAAGAGTAACTTGGGAATGTTGTCATTCTATTTGATAGTGACCTGAAGCAATGGACAAGATTCAGTTGATGAATAGCCTAGTTGTCAGCTGCAATAGTTTACGGGTCATTCATTTGTGTGGTTAGAAAAGTCAATCAATTGAATCGAACTGACAAGAAGAATGTGTGAAGTGAGCACCTTGTTTTCGAATGCCTTTGTTTCACAAGCACATTTTATACATTTGTTGGTTTTTCGAACAAAGGTTATTGGACTGTTTTCATTATGTTAGAAGTGCTATTATCTGAGCTTATGTTTTATTAGGGTCAAAATTGTGTTTTAGCATGTACCCCTAACAAAAAAAGATAATTAGTATTCCATTTAATGTGGCAGAGATGGCTGTTTAAAGAGAATTTGAGTACATTTGAGAGCCCCAGATCTACAGTAAAGGGGGGACAAGAACTAAGTTGCTGCAATGATGAGAATGACCTATGTTCTTATTCATCCACATAACTTTCATTGTTCTTGTCATCACTAACCTGAGAGGGGAGCCAAGTAAATTACATTGCTTTTAATCAAATGTTTCATGCAGTACTAATACTTTTAGCAGGAAATACATTTGGGGCGTCTCAAAATTTAAATGAAAAGAAATGAGACAGCTGATAAGTTGTTAGTTCTTGCACTTGAGAAAACATTTGACATATTCAGACATGCAACGTTCACCTGCATTGCAACACAATGCTAAACCCACTAAGTTATTACTACTCTTAGCGCACTGCATTTGTTAGTCTTGTTTGTTCTgtaaatatttaaatgtttcatgttttgtcaTTCTTTCTGTAGTTTGTGTGTTTTGCACAGCCTTCTCACCCCTGCTTTGGGTTTGGTTGTGCAGTTTCTTTGGTTTACTTTAAAATATTTGCTGGCAATCTGGGATTGTTATTTTATTGATTTAATAAAGTGTTTTTATTTTCATCTGACTGCACCATTTGTGTTATTAATAACAGGGTGAAATGTGTCCATAAAAGTATACTTTGGGGGGGAATAGGATGTCCGTTAGGTTTTGTGAAGATGAATACATCAAGCCTTTATAAATGTAGCTATCCAAGTATTTACACAAACTTGTAGTTATGTCAGAATGATACTGAGACAACTGTAACAAAAAGTTGTTTATTCTCCAAAAACAGACAAGCAAGTTCTGTTTATGAAAATGTTAGAATGATAAGATGGACGAATGAGCAAAGTAAAAAGATATGGTTTTCAACAAGTCACCTTAATACACGAATAAAACCGTCACAAAATGAGCACAGATTAACATCGTTTTGCACTAAACGCTACAAAACATTTACGTTAAAAGACAAAATGGCACTGTTCTCCTGTTTACAACACTATGAATGATAACATCTCCACCTGCCTTTACAGTAATGTCATAGCAAAAAGGTCTGGACCTCTTAATCAAGTGTGCCGTGTGAAAATTATCTTGTAGTATCCAAATAAACCATCACTGAAGTGAATCTTTAAAAATTAACACTGCATTATATATTTCTTCCAGGGTTGTGTTTCCTCAAGATAACCCATAGCCTGTATTGACTGATCATATCCAGATAAGAGTTTAACCTGATGGGTGATATTAAGCCAAAAAGAGAGTCCAAATGCTATCTTGTTTTTTCAGACCCTCTGCCTAGAACCCATATGCCCTTGCACTACCTCTCTAGTCTTCAGAACCAGCTTGACACCAAACGGCTAGTTCTTGTCGTCCTCCTTCTCCTCGGTGGGGTAAGAGTGCCACGTAAGCCGCTCCTCGTAGAAGGATATGACCACCTGTGGACACTTCACGTTTGCCTCCTTAGCAGGTACCAGGTCTGCTTCATCAGAGTTTTTCCTACAAGAACAGGCCGTGTGGAAAGAACCACAAGTTGGATGAGTACTTAAGTGGAAGGTTGAGGCTAGTTCAGGGATTGTAGTGACGCCATGAAGCATACAGATGCAGTCAAATATATTGGCACTGTTGCATGATTCAATTTGTTCTAAAATAAGTTGGAAAAAAAGGTGTGTTTACACGTATTTGTTTGATTTACAACTGCACAGGACCaagacatttttaaaattaaattTAGATTTCACTTCAAATGTTCTGGACTAAATTATTCCAACTAGGTTGGAGGCAATGATTCTCATTAATTTAGTTTGCATGTGGTAAATTGCAGGTAAAAATTTCCATTGAAAAGTGCAAGGGTAACAATATCatatccggccatgattgggagtcccatagggcgtcgcacaattggcccagcgtcgtccgggtttggccagggtaggccgtcattgtaaataagagtttgttcttaactgacttgccttgttaaataaaggttcaatttaaaaatgtaaaatatatttgacTGCATCTGTAGGTCAGGATGCAGAGAATGGGGAGATGAAAGCAATTGATTATTGTTGTTTTCATTGATGCATACCCTGCTGAAAAAaaacagcatagaccagcatatgctggtgaccagccttcattgGGTTTTGGACACTGATGCTGGTGACCAGCAAAACCAGCATCAAAGTGCTTAATTATTTaagacatcccactgggcaccaGATGGTTGAACTAatgttgtttcaatgtaatttgacaacatttttttttacaaataaacagaaatacctttttcacataggtattcagaccctttgctatgagactcaaaattgaacatccttgagatcaaatcaaagtttatttgtcacgtgcagtaaaatgcttacttacaggctctaaccaatagtgcaaaaaaaaggcattaggtgaacaataggtaagtaaagaaataaaacaacagtaaaaagacaggctatatacagtagcgaggctataaaagtagcgaggctacatacagacaccggttagacaggctgattgaggtagtatgtacatgtagataggtgGGTGGctggacacaatgcagatagcccggttagccaatgtgcgggagcactggttggtcggcccaattgaggtagtatgtacatgaatgtatagttagtgactatgcatatatgataaacagagagtagcagcagcgtaaaaagagggtttggggggggggcacaatacaaatagtccgggtagccatttcattacctgttcaggagtcttatggcttgggggtaaaaactgttgagaagccttttgtcctagacttggcactccggtaccacttgccatgcggtagtagagagaacagtctatgactggggtggctggtgtcttcctctgtagggccttcctctgacaccgcctggtgtagaggtcctggatggcaggcagcttagccccagtgatgtactgggccgcacacactaccctctgtagtgccttgcggtcagaggccgagcaattgccgtaccaggcagtgatgcaaccagtcaggatgctctcgatgttgcagctgtagaactttttgaggatctccggaccatgacaaatctttttagtttcctgagggggaataggctttgtcgtgccctcttcacgactgtcttggtgtgtttggaccattctagtttgttattaatatggacaccgaggaacttgaaactctcaacctgctccactacagccccgtcgatgagaatgggggtgtgctcggtcctccttttcctgtagtccacaatcatctccttagtcttggctacgttgagggataggttgttattctggcaccacacggccaggtctctgacctcctccctataggctgtctcgtcgttgtctgtgatcaggcctaccactgttgatcaggcctaccacagaaggacaaccatctctgcagcactccaccaatcagacatttatggtagagtggccagacggaagccactcctcagtaaaaggcacatgacagcccacttggagtttgccaaaagtcacctaaaggtctctcagaccatgagaaacaagattctctggtctgatgaaaccaagattgaactctttggccggaATGGCAaacgtcacgtctgaaggaaacctggcaccatccctacggtgaagcatggtggtggcagcatcatgctgtgggatgtttttcagcggcagggactgggagactagtcaggatcgagggaaagataaacagagtaaagtacagagcactcaggacctcagactggggagaaggttcaccttctaacaggagaacgaccataagcacacagccaagacaacgcaggagtggcttcgggacaagtctctgaatgtccttgagtggcccagccagagcccggacttgaatccgatcgaacatctctggagagacctgaaaatagctgtgtagcgacgctccccatccaacctgcagagaatgggagaaactccccaaatacaggtgtgccaagcttgtagcgtcatacccaataagactcgaggctgtaatcgctgccaaatgtgcatcaacaaagtattgagtaaagggtctgaatacttatgcaaatgtgatatttccatgtTTTAAATTTCTAACCCTTTTTTTGCCTCGTCATTATGGgatatggtgtgtagattgatgagggaatttaaaaaaaatctattttagaaaaagctgtaatgtaacaaaatatggaaaaagtcaagggtcttaatactttccaaatgcactgtacatttcttcttatgtaatcatataaagcgtgaatgttcaagatagcatgcataggTAATATCAgctctgtggagatcttcacaattacTGTAATAATCAGTGGAGAATCTTGAACAGCATTGATCACCTCAATTATGGACTTTTAATGTAATCGCAACTGctatccaggtcatttggttctgctgTTAGATAAAGCACGCAGTGATATCACATTaatctgttgtataaataaacgagatatctgacattgtattccaaTTTGAACTTTTCTGAGCTTTAAAATTCTAAAAAGGTCCTTGCTATACAGAATCCTTGGAAAGTCCAACGGACgtcaccccattgaagttgaaatgtaaaatggttaaggtaagcgTTAAAGTTTTTTTAGTTTAGTCAGAAATTATTAAAATCAACAGGAATTTGGCTAAAAATGTGTTtcatttaagaaatctgttcccaagtattcccacgagAAAAGAAAAAAATAGATAattgtgtctcaatgtaatcaaggtatgaatgattgtatttgaaaataacaatctCTTTatgggcttagttgtggtcaatttgcagtttaCAAATTATTATGTTCGGCCCTCCTACAAAAATCGTCCCGCGGCTTAATCTAGTTGCCTATTCCTGAGCTAGTCCATGTTGGTCAGACCAGTTTGACCAGCATCAGACCAGCATGGACTAGCTCGAAATGTATGCTGATCTACGCTGTTTTGGAATTGACAGGTAGACAGTATGCACAACGTGAGTTAACATGCTACTGCTCCATGATTAGGTCTAGTAAGCAttataaataaaggttcaaataaaTTAAAGTGAATAGGGCGATTAAAGGCTATACAAACCATTTCATGAGGAACATGAGTTCTCCAGTGGAGTCAGTGGCACCAATAATCCTTTCTGGATCCAAACCTCGAGCGAAGCCCCTTAGTTTCTCTGGCTAAAACACAGTGAATCGCAGTCAATCAATGTGACAGAGCAAAGACAAATGATTGCATCTGTGTACATGCTTCGGTCTTTAGGACTTACGTCATCTTTTCTCTTCTTGGGTCGACTTTCCTCTCCTTCCACATTAGTCTCTGCAGACTTCCTCTTACCCACAGACTCATGGGCCGATTTCTGTTTCTGCAGAAACTGTGCAATCAGGTCGGGGCAGTCCAAATTATCCTCTGGTTCCCATGTGTTGTCGTCACTGAATAAACATACAGGCAGGTGTTAATTAAGCCCGAAAACAGCATTGGAGGGAAAGTGGTGTTTTGATTGGTCAATACAAGCAATCCACACACTAGGGATATTGTGGAAACTCACTCCGAAAAGCCTTTCCACTTGAGAAGGTACTCCACTCTTCCTTTCACTACTCTTCGATTCAAGACCTTCTCCACCACAtattcttcttcctcctcctcttcctccacggGCACCACATCCTCTGCCTTCTTCTCCTGTGTCTTCTCAGCCGGCGTTGTCATCGTCACCTGAGACTGGGTGGGGGCTGTGGGTGCAGGGGGAATGATGTCTGCAGCTGCAGGGGGATTGATGTCTGCAGGTGCAGAGGGATTGATGTCTGCAGGTGCAGGGGGATTGATGTCTGCAGGTGCAGGGGGATTGATGTCTGCAGGTGCAGGGGGATTGATGTCTGCAGGTGCAGGGGGATTGATGTCTGCAGGTGCAGGGGGATTGTTGTCTGCAGGTGCAGGGGAAATGTTGTCTGCAGGTGCAGGGGAAATGTTGTCTGCAGATGCAGGGGTAATGTGGGCTGTGGGTGCAGGAGCAGCAAATCACGGCTCCAGAAAACGGCCACTCTGTTGAGGTGACACTTATACTGAACTTTTCACTAATGGGGTAATCCGCAGTTGAAACTA
This genomic stretch from Salvelinus namaycush isolate Seneca chromosome 4, SaNama_1.0, whole genome shotgun sequence harbors:
- the nfe2l1b gene encoding endoplasmic reticulum membrane sensor NFE2L1b gives rise to the protein MLYLKKYFTEGLIQFTILLSLIGVRVDLDTYLSNQLPPLREIILGPSSAYTQTQFHNLRNTLDGYGIHPKSVDLDQFFTTRRLLNQVRQLDRLSVPSPELSTWLVHRDPETVVSAASQPSPSITLDNGTGLEDVNNSEAPAMRGGGGAPESTYNLSGEDRTLGAVAPEDSQEQGNREGNADLTKEDIDLIDILWRQDIDLGAGREVFNYSSRQKESEAEKPSPEEKKEGTEAQESWRNGVNLQEAQPVDGETGESIPEQLTGLGSQTSLSLQECLRLLEATFPFGEESPEFVAPVVTAELAVANEEAPSTSQGLPLPPPLPQPVPQLDLEQQWQDIMAIMELQEMEVNNTSENSFLSTTSNSANTSGSTTESGSVESFGLTRSSTLIHQDVSLHQASLPSCSQDFPTLFNPEIDGTSTPRPPLLRMSSSSNSSSVNSTFGATNLTGLFLPPPLNSTNNITSTPVLPDPFSSLLEESMLDEISLLDLAMEEGFNQAQASQLEDELDSDSGLSLDSSHSPVSPSSSETSCSSAASSSSTSATFSEEGAVGYSTDSESVTVEPEGAVGGYQPEFNKLCRMSYQDPSQFHGLPQLDNINHNHTYNLPLSSSLDEHPELPIPTGKKMGREKQSKLQPQQDFLDKQSSRDERRARAMKIPFSNEKIINLPVEEFNELLSKHHLSEAQLALVRDIRRRGKNKMAAQNCRKRKLDTIINLEQGVHDMRRDKARLLKEKMEFIRSIRQMKQKVQSLYQEVFTQLRDEEGRPYPPSEYSLQYSADGSVLIMPRNMTDQQTRKPDKKQKDKKK
- the cbx1b gene encoding chromobox protein homolog 1b isoform X3 produces the protein MSMSESTEPSNDAPTLTEDINPPAAADIIPPAPTAPTQSQVTMTTPAEKTQEKKAEDVVPVEEEEEEEEYVVEKVLNRRVVKGRVEYLLKWKGFSDDDNTWEPEDNLDCPDLIAQFLQKQKSAHESVGKRKSAETNVEGEESRPKKRKDDPEKLRGFARGLDPERIIGATDSTGELMFLMKWKNSDEADLVPAKEANVKCPQVVISFYEERLTWHSYPTEEKEDDKN
- the cbx1b gene encoding chromobox protein homolog 1b isoform X1, giving the protein MSMSESTEPSNDAPTLTEAHITPASADNISPAPADNISPAPADNNPPAPADINPPAPADINPPAPADINPPAPADINPPAPADINPSAPADINPPAAADIIPPAPTAPTQSQVTMTTPAEKTQEKKAEDVVPVEEEEEEEEYVVEKVLNRRVVKGRVEYLLKWKGFSDDDNTWEPEDNLDCPDLIAQFLQKQKSAHESVGKRKSAETNVEGEESRPKKRKDDPEKLRGFARGLDPERIIGATDSTGELMFLMKWKNSDEADLVPAKEANVKCPQVVISFYEERLTWHSYPTEEKEDDKN
- the cbx1b gene encoding chromobox protein homolog 1b isoform X4 — its product is MSMSESTEPSNDAPTLTEAPTQSQVTMTTPAEKTQEKKAEDVVPVEEEEEEEEYVVEKVLNRRVVKGRVEYLLKWKGFSDDDNTWEPEDNLDCPDLIAQFLQKQKSAHESVGKRKSAETNVEGEESRPKKRKDDPEKLRGFARGLDPERIIGATDSTGELMFLMKWKNSDEADLVPAKEANVKCPQVVISFYEERLTWHSYPTEEKEDDKN
- the cbx1b gene encoding chromobox protein homolog 1b isoform X5, with the protein product MTTPAEKTQEKKAEDVVPVEEEEEEEEYVVEKVLNRRVVKGRVEYLLKWKGFSDDDNTWEPEDNLDCPDLIAQFLQKQKSAHESVGKRKSAETNVEGEESRPKKRKDDPEKLRGFARGLDPERIIGATDSTGELMFLMKWKNSDEADLVPAKEANVKCPQVVISFYEERLTWHSYPTEEKEDDKN
- the cbx1b gene encoding chromobox protein homolog 1b isoform X2, which encodes MSMSESTEPSNDAPTLTEDINPPAPADINPPAPADINPPAPADINPPAPADINPSAPADINPPAAADIIPPAPTAPTQSQVTMTTPAEKTQEKKAEDVVPVEEEEEEEEYVVEKVLNRRVVKGRVEYLLKWKGFSDDDNTWEPEDNLDCPDLIAQFLQKQKSAHESVGKRKSAETNVEGEESRPKKRKDDPEKLRGFARGLDPERIIGATDSTGELMFLMKWKNSDEADLVPAKEANVKCPQVVISFYEERLTWHSYPTEEKEDDKN